In Prosthecochloris sp. GSB1, the following proteins share a genomic window:
- the bchM gene encoding magnesium protoporphyrin IX methyltransferase yields MSSTSSFNAEEHKNMLRSYFNGNGFSRWASIYGSDKLSTVRSTVRQGHAVMMDRAFEWLRKLDLPSDATVLDAGCGTGLFSVRLAENGYRVKAVDIASQMVDKARQEAVEKNVADRIDFEVNTIEEVNGTYDAVVCFDVLIHYPAEGFVEAFGNLSGLTRDSIIFTYAPYNRILAFQHWLGGFFPKKERRTTIQMIRDDAMQEAMQKTGMKIKSRQKISFGFYHTMLVHAERA; encoded by the coding sequence ATGAGCAGCACATCATCATTCAATGCCGAGGAACACAAGAACATGCTCCGCTCCTATTTCAACGGGAACGGATTCAGCCGATGGGCCTCTATCTACGGCAGCGACAAACTCTCCACCGTCCGTTCCACCGTCCGGCAAGGCCATGCGGTAATGATGGACAGGGCGTTCGAATGGCTCCGCAAGCTTGATCTTCCCAGTGACGCGACGGTTCTCGACGCGGGATGCGGCACGGGTCTGTTCAGCGTTCGCCTGGCGGAAAACGGCTACCGGGTGAAAGCGGTCGATATCGCGTCACAGATGGTCGACAAGGCCAGGCAGGAAGCCGTTGAGAAAAACGTTGCCGACAGGATCGATTTCGAGGTCAACACCATCGAGGAAGTGAACGGGACCTACGATGCCGTCGTCTGCTTCGACGTCCTGATCCACTACCCCGCCGAGGGGTTCGTCGAAGCGTTCGGCAATCTTTCAGGGCTGACCAGGGACTCGATCATCTTCACCTACGCACCCTATAACAGGATTCTCGCTTTTCAGCACTGGCTCGGCGGCTTTTTCCCCAAGAAAGAACGCCGCACCACCATCCAGATGATTCGTGACGACGCGATGCAGGAAGCGATGCAAAAAACCGGTATGAAGATAAAAAGCCGGCAAAAAATAAGTTTCGGCTTCTACCATACCATGCTGGTCCATGCCGAACGGGCATAA
- the bchE gene encoding magnesium-protoporphyrin IX monomethyl ester anaerobic oxidative cyclase, translating to MKILMLQPNYHSGGAEIAGNWTPSWVAYIGGALKKAGYTQVRFVDAMADDLPDETIEEIIRQNQPDVVMATNITPSIFKAQDIMKLAKKVNPKIRTIMGGIHSTFMYPQVLSEAPETDYVIRGEGEEVAVNLIKAIDAGTDLKDRENITGIAYLNEEGKVHATPAHPVIEDLDDLTPDWSLYDWDKYIYTPLNCRLAVPNFARGCPFTCTFCSQWQFWRRYRARSPKHFVDEIEELVKKYKVGFFILADEEPTINKQKFVSLCQELIDRKLDVTWGINTRVTDIMRDEDLLPFYRKAGLVHVSLGTEAASQMNLNRFRKETTIEENKYAIKLLQKNGIVAEAQFVMGLEHETPETIEETYQLCKDWDPDMANWTIYTPWPFSDLFKELGDRVEVRDYSRYNFVSPIIKPDNMEREDVLKGVLKSYGRFYARKTFFSYPWIKDPYVRKYMLGCLKAFAQTTLTKRFYDIDRVKTKNRKIEVDLGFDKSRILTQEEVKNLKELRPEMVADMSFGLKEAGYQREHDEHDWDEFDESTIKDRNSSTVRNC from the coding sequence ATGAAAATTCTGATGCTTCAGCCTAATTATCATTCTGGGGGAGCTGAAATTGCCGGTAACTGGACACCGAGCTGGGTGGCATATATCGGCGGCGCTCTTAAGAAGGCAGGCTATACTCAGGTACGGTTTGTCGACGCAATGGCCGATGACCTCCCGGATGAGACCATCGAGGAAATTATCCGCCAGAACCAGCCGGACGTCGTGATGGCGACCAACATCACCCCCTCCATTTTCAAGGCGCAGGATATCATGAAGCTCGCCAAGAAGGTCAACCCGAAGATCAGGACGATCATGGGAGGCATTCATTCGACCTTCATGTATCCCCAGGTGCTCTCCGAAGCGCCGGAAACCGATTACGTCATCCGCGGCGAAGGCGAAGAGGTGGCGGTCAACCTGATCAAGGCCATCGATGCCGGCACCGACCTGAAGGACCGGGAAAACATCACCGGTATCGCCTACCTCAACGAAGAAGGGAAAGTTCACGCCACGCCGGCCCACCCGGTCATCGAGGATCTTGACGACCTGACGCCCGACTGGAGCCTGTACGACTGGGATAAATACATCTATACGCCGCTCAACTGCCGCCTTGCCGTACCGAACTTCGCCAGAGGCTGCCCCTTCACCTGCACGTTCTGCTCGCAGTGGCAGTTCTGGCGCCGCTACCGCGCCCGCAGCCCGAAACACTTCGTCGATGAAATCGAGGAGCTGGTAAAGAAGTACAAGGTGGGCTTCTTCATCCTCGCCGACGAAGAGCCGACGATCAACAAGCAGAAGTTCGTCTCGCTCTGCCAGGAACTGATCGACCGCAAGCTCGACGTCACCTGGGGCATCAACACCAGGGTGACCGACATCATGCGAGACGAGGACCTGCTTCCGTTCTACCGCAAAGCCGGTCTCGTCCATGTTTCGCTCGGCACTGAAGCCGCCAGCCAGATGAACCTGAACCGTTTCCGCAAGGAAACCACCATCGAGGAAAACAAATACGCCATCAAGTTGCTGCAGAAAAACGGCATTGTCGCCGAGGCCCAGTTTGTCATGGGACTCGAGCATGAAACGCCGGAAACCATCGAGGAAACCTACCAGCTCTGCAAGGACTGGGACCCCGATATGGCAAACTGGACCATCTACACGCCGTGGCCCTTCTCCGATCTCTTCAAGGAACTGGGCGACCGGGTGGAGGTGCGCGATTACTCCCGCTACAACTTCGTTTCACCGATCATCAAGCCGGACAACATGGAACGCGAGGATGTGCTCAAGGGCGTGCTCAAGTCCTACGGACGCTTCTATGCGCGCAAGACCTTCTTCAGCTATCCGTGGATCAAGGACCCGTATGTCCGCAAGTACATGCTCGGCTGCCTGAAGGCTTTCGCCCAGACAACGCTGACAAAGCGATTCTACGACATTGATCGCGTCAAAACCAAGAATCGCAAGATCGAGGTCGATCTCGGGTTCGACAAGTCCAGGATCCTTACCCAGGAAGAGGTCAAGAACCTCAAGGAACTGAGACCAGAAATGGTCGCCGACATGAGCTTCGGCCTGAAGGAAGCCGGTTACCAGCGCGAACACGACGAGCACGACTGGGACGAGTTTGACGAGTCAACCATCAAGGACCGCAACTCGTCGACGGTTCGCAACTGCTGA
- a CDS encoding Hsp20/alpha crystallin family protein codes for MAIKLYGRDPLKLFENVFSETMTPLFSSMAPSFRVDVSEDEKSIFIDADMPGLKKEDVKISMDEDVLTICAERTHEEEEKKKDYHRIERSYGSMSRSFTVGENVDADNIDASYDNGVLHIVLPKKEPMEKVKKAIEVK; via the coding sequence ATGGCTATCAAGTTGTATGGCAGGGATCCTCTGAAGTTGTTCGAAAACGTTTTCAGCGAGACGATGACGCCGTTGTTTTCTTCAATGGCGCCTTCGTTCAGGGTTGATGTCAGCGAGGACGAGAAATCGATCTTCATCGATGCCGACATGCCCGGCCTGAAAAAAGAGGATGTCAAGATCAGCATGGATGAGGATGTGCTTACGATCTGCGCCGAAAGAACGCACGAGGAGGAGGAAAAAAAGAAAGATTACCACAGGATAGAGCGCTCCTACGGAAGCATGAGCAGGAGTTTCACCGTGGGAGAAAACGTCGATGCGGACAATATCGACGCCAGTTACGATAACGGTGTGCTGCATATCGTGCTTCCCAAGAAGGAGCCGATGGAAAAGGTGAAGAAGGCGATCGAGGTGAAGTGA
- a CDS encoding DUF4438 domain-containing protein: MLKTNEERLVEFLLQCQPGPPKARGTWSVGHRGEPFLLPSIGGITLNVQAGDSAFGWAGDHVEPGVSCTADTHKPFDHPNNSLQLYSCVGNIATVVSGEAKGENGVVLGHHGGSEHIIVEFSRKAKEKLGYGDTINIRARGQGLKLLDYPDIVPFNLDPDLLGKMRIRETGDGSLEVPVTTMVPAACMGSGIGASHVGKGDYDIMTSDEETVRKYGLDKIRFGDFVALLDHDNRYGRAYRQGAVSIGVVVHSDCLVAGHGPGVTTVMTSAYPLIKPVIRAGANLADLLKIGTAAPASKGRGRKAKKV, from the coding sequence ATGCTGAAAACAAACGAAGAACGTCTTGTCGAATTTCTGTTGCAATGTCAGCCCGGTCCACCGAAAGCCCGGGGCACGTGGAGCGTCGGCCACCGGGGCGAACCGTTTCTTCTTCCGTCGATCGGGGGTATCACCCTCAACGTCCAGGCCGGCGACAGCGCTTTCGGGTGGGCGGGAGATCATGTCGAGCCGGGCGTGAGCTGCACGGCCGATACCCATAAGCCGTTCGATCATCCGAACAATTCCCTGCAATTGTATTCTTGCGTGGGCAACATCGCGACCGTGGTTTCCGGAGAAGCGAAAGGGGAGAACGGCGTCGTACTCGGCCACCATGGCGGATCGGAACATATCATCGTCGAGTTTTCTCGCAAGGCCAAGGAGAAGCTCGGCTATGGCGATACCATCAACATCCGCGCCAGGGGGCAGGGGCTGAAACTTCTCGACTATCCGGATATCGTTCCGTTCAACCTCGATCCCGATCTTCTCGGGAAGATGAGGATCCGCGAGACCGGCGACGGTTCGCTCGAGGTTCCCGTGACGACGATGGTTCCCGCTGCCTGCATGGGTTCAGGCATCGGCGCGTCCCATGTCGGGAAGGGCGATTACGACATCATGACCAGCGACGAGGAAACCGTCAGGAAGTATGGGCTCGACAAGATACGGTTCGGCGATTTCGTTGCCCTTCTGGATCACGACAACCGCTACGGACGGGCCTACAGACAGGGAGCCGTTTCCATAGGGGTTGTCGTCCATAGCGACTGCCTGGTTGCCGGTCACGGACCGGGGGTCACCACGGTCATGACCTCCGCCTATCCCCTGATAAAGCCGGTTATCAGGGCTGGCGCGAACCTGGCCGACCTCTTGAAGATAGGTACGGCGGCCCCGGCGTCGAAAGGCCGGGGGCGCAAGGCTAAAAAAGTGTAA
- a CDS encoding MgtC/SapB family protein: MDLEIWLVLGISLGLGLLVGLQREWSKAEGAGIRTYPMITVFGTVCAVLADRYGGGILLGGVIAVGAMMVMMKIVMNINLPVSDQPHAGPTTGIAALLMFGVGAMLATDGLLVPAIATGGTIALLLQWKRPLHGLVRRIGDKDIQAIFRLVLIALVVLPVLPDKSFGPYGVLNPSHIWLMVVLIVGISVGSYLVAKFLGGKAGSLLGGLLGGMISSTATTISYARKSKNAPEAAPLAALVIMTASTIVFVRVAFEVAIVAPSVLPSILPQFSVMCIFMLAVSGGAYLFAEKSGEASPETADPSDLAAAVTFGALYAIVLVAVAAAREHFGDQGLYTVAAVSGLTDMDAITLSTARLVEAGRISTDTGWRMMMTGALSNILFKGVAVAFLGARGLFLRILVLFGLSLAGGLLLLLFWS, translated from the coding sequence ATGGATCTGGAAATATGGCTGGTGCTCGGCATTTCACTTGGACTGGGTTTGCTGGTAGGCCTGCAGCGTGAATGGTCGAAAGCAGAGGGCGCGGGTATCCGCACCTATCCCATGATAACCGTTTTCGGAACGGTGTGCGCTGTGCTTGCCGATCGATATGGTGGTGGGATACTGCTTGGCGGGGTCATTGCCGTTGGCGCGATGATGGTGATGATGAAAATCGTCATGAACATCAATCTGCCGGTTTCAGATCAGCCCCATGCGGGGCCGACAACGGGCATCGCTGCGCTCCTTATGTTTGGCGTTGGGGCGATGCTCGCCACCGATGGCTTGCTGGTGCCCGCTATCGCCACAGGCGGAACCATCGCGCTGCTCCTGCAGTGGAAACGCCCTCTGCACGGGCTCGTCAGACGTATCGGTGACAAGGATATACAGGCGATTTTCAGGCTTGTGCTCATTGCGCTTGTCGTGCTGCCCGTGCTGCCCGACAAGAGTTTCGGTCCCTACGGCGTGCTCAATCCTTCACATATATGGCTGATGGTCGTGCTTATCGTGGGTATCAGCGTAGGCAGTTACCTCGTCGCCAAATTTCTGGGAGGGAAGGCCGGTTCATTGCTCGGAGGTTTGCTCGGAGGAATGATTTCAAGTACGGCAACCACCATAAGTTACGCGAGGAAGTCGAAAAACGCTCCCGAAGCAGCCCCGCTGGCGGCCTTGGTGATCATGACAGCCTCGACGATCGTCTTCGTCCGCGTCGCGTTCGAGGTTGCGATTGTCGCACCCTCCGTTCTCCCGTCCATTCTGCCCCAGTTCTCGGTGATGTGTATTTTTATGCTGGCTGTTTCCGGTGGAGCGTATCTGTTCGCGGAAAAAAGCGGAGAGGCTTCTCCGGAGACAGCCGATCCGTCGGACCTCGCCGCCGCCGTAACCTTCGGAGCCCTCTATGCGATCGTGCTCGTGGCCGTGGCCGCGGCGAGGGAACATTTCGGCGACCAGGGGCTCTATACGGTCGCGGCAGTCTCGGGGCTGACGGATATGGATGCGATAACGCTGTCGACGGCGAGGCTGGTCGAAGCGGGACGAATCAGCACCGACACCGGGTGGCGGATGATGATGACCGGCGCGTTGTCGAACATTCTTTTCAAGGGAGTCGCGGTTGCCTTTCTGGGGGCCAGGGGGCTGTTCCTCAGGATCCTTGTCCTGTTTGGACTTTCCCTGGCGGGAGGCCTGCTTCTCCTGCTTTTCTGGTCATGA